A single genomic interval of Adhaeribacter pallidiroseus harbors:
- a CDS encoding ligand-binding sensor domain-containing protein codes for MRTFLKSGLCWWLCCSTYALYGQNLFFDKLTTQNGLSNNKVNCILQDKRGFIWFGTEDGLNRYDGNTMVIFRSQPGSSSGLSGNIVTGLHLDQHQIMWITTADGGLTRYDYRLPYAQQFKKYRHLPHDSTSIPVNILNALVEDKRGYLWLATSGYGILRFNKQTERFDQIKYQGVKTALALTLRRDTVWAGMQGSGLLKIDTRTSHSISDTSYKSAYLKLPHVTVTSLYTDPAENVWYGSWDNILYRYNAQLKKEENFPVAASPVTAFTDEASSFADDHRGQLWIGGRYEGLHLFDQQRKTFQHIVPNPQKAGSLLSNKINCIYRDRDGNMWLGTDKGVSTYNLYQQQFTPQVLPVKSTTTQPGRINDFYLDAQQTLWIATSDGLFKKFKISPAFTHILLNYQGTNLAVGKIHQSTNGTFYLGTNYSLFQFNPSTHAIALLSDQAQDLVMSKIIASRIVSIVDFKINNQPVLITAPYGHFLTYYDFAAQKWVSRADSARQIIARLDLKDNLIRKLYKTSPGGLWMATAKSGLAEWKNSQSPHFIYYQHDPINPRSLSSDNVYDIAEDQHHNLWVSTYGGGLNYFNTKTKTFRHFPESPNLIQGITVDKSGKVWMVSNGNLHSYDPDQNQFASYHLLDYESTGGLNGSIYQDPAGTIYLGASNYFIKFKPSSIQSPAQPEKPVFTDFRIFDTYRNELLQQKEIKLAYNQNFFSFTFSSPNYVNPDNITYSYRLEGLDKSWRNAGRVNSAGYTNLPAGRYIFKVRAVNGAQVPANQVTTMAITIVPPFWERWWFYGLVTAVLASLIYLMYQYRIDQLLKRQAIRNKIAQDLHDSVGSTLSSISVYSQVAQIKSSAVESAEVNQLLTKISTISNEMISEMNDIVWAINPVNDSLDKIIIRIESFGRPLLRANNIVFKINRDALPPGIDVGMEKSKDIYLILKEALTNCAKHAGAQNVTLHLKLQHKRILMQVIDDGKGLTDADQLSPSLSGNGLRNIKNRVKNLNGQLHISSNSNGTTIAINFKIT; via the coding sequence ATGCGTACTTTTTTAAAATCCGGATTATGCTGGTGGTTATGCTGCAGCACGTACGCGCTATACGGTCAAAATCTCTTTTTCGATAAACTAACTACCCAAAATGGCCTTTCCAATAATAAGGTAAACTGCATTCTTCAGGACAAACGAGGGTTTATCTGGTTTGGCACCGAAGATGGCCTGAACCGCTACGATGGCAACACCATGGTTATTTTCCGGAGCCAACCCGGCAGCAGTTCCGGCCTGTCGGGCAATATTGTAACGGGGCTGCATCTAGACCAGCACCAGATCATGTGGATTACTACCGCCGATGGCGGCTTAACCCGCTACGATTACCGCTTGCCCTATGCCCAACAATTTAAAAAATACCGGCATTTACCCCACGATTCAACTTCTATTCCGGTAAACATTTTAAATGCTTTAGTAGAAGATAAGCGGGGCTATTTGTGGTTAGCCACTAGTGGCTATGGTATTTTGCGTTTTAATAAACAAACCGAACGGTTTGATCAGATTAAATACCAAGGCGTAAAAACTGCTCTAGCGCTTACCCTGCGGCGCGATACCGTATGGGCGGGCATGCAGGGCAGCGGCTTATTAAAAATAGATACCCGTACCTCCCACTCTATTTCCGACACCAGCTACAAAAGTGCTTATTTAAAATTACCGCACGTAACCGTAACTTCTTTGTACACCGACCCGGCCGAAAACGTGTGGTATGGCTCCTGGGACAATATCTTATACCGCTATAATGCTCAATTAAAAAAAGAAGAAAACTTCCCGGTAGCCGCTTCGCCGGTTACTGCCTTTACCGACGAAGCTTCTAGCTTTGCGGATGATCACCGGGGGCAGCTCTGGATTGGGGGACGTTACGAAGGGTTGCACCTGTTTGATCAGCAGAGAAAAACTTTCCAGCACATCGTGCCCAATCCGCAAAAAGCCGGCTCGCTGCTTTCCAATAAAATTAATTGTATTTACCGCGACCGCGATGGTAATATGTGGCTGGGCACCGATAAAGGAGTTAGTACCTATAACCTCTACCAACAGCAGTTTACGCCACAAGTGCTCCCTGTTAAAAGCACCACTACCCAACCCGGCCGCATTAATGATTTTTACCTGGATGCGCAGCAAACCTTGTGGATTGCTACTAGCGATGGATTATTTAAAAAATTTAAAATTTCCCCCGCTTTTACGCACATCTTATTAAATTATCAGGGTACAAACCTGGCGGTGGGTAAAATACACCAGAGTACCAACGGTACTTTTTATTTGGGCACCAACTATTCTTTATTCCAATTTAACCCCAGTACCCACGCCATAGCGCTATTATCCGACCAGGCGCAGGATTTGGTAATGAGTAAAATTATTGCTTCGCGCATTGTTTCTATCGTGGATTTTAAAATTAATAACCAGCCGGTTTTAATAACGGCCCCTTACGGGCACTTTTTAACTTATTACGATTTTGCCGCCCAAAAGTGGGTTTCCCGAGCCGATAGTGCCCGGCAGATAATTGCCCGTCTGGATTTAAAAGATAACCTGATTCGCAAGTTGTATAAAACTAGCCCGGGTGGCTTATGGATGGCCACGGCCAAAAGCGGCTTGGCAGAATGGAAAAACAGCCAGTCGCCGCATTTTATCTATTACCAACACGACCCTATCAATCCGCGCTCCCTCAGTAGCGATAATGTGTACGATATCGCCGAAGACCAGCACCATAATCTTTGGGTAAGCACCTACGGCGGTGGCCTCAATTATTTTAACACTAAAACCAAAACTTTCCGGCATTTCCCGGAATCGCCCAATTTAATACAGGGCATTACCGTAGATAAAAGCGGAAAAGTTTGGATGGTGAGTAACGGCAATTTACACAGCTACGACCCTGACCAAAATCAGTTTGCCTCTTACCATTTGTTAGATTACGAAAGCACCGGCGGCCTGAATGGTTCTATTTACCAGGACCCAGCCGGTACTATTTACCTGGGCGCTAGCAATTATTTTATAAAGTTTAAACCCTCCAGCATTCAAAGCCCCGCGCAGCCGGAAAAACCCGTTTTCACGGATTTTCGAATTTTTGATACCTACCGCAACGAGCTGTTGCAGCAAAAAGAAATAAAACTGGCTTATAACCAAAACTTTTTTTCTTTTACTTTTTCCTCGCCCAATTATGTAAACCCCGACAACATAACGTACAGCTACCGCCTAGAAGGCTTGGATAAAAGCTGGCGAAACGCGGGCCGGGTAAATAGCGCCGGTTACACTAACTTGCCGGCTGGCCGGTATATTTTTAAAGTAAGAGCCGTAAATGGAGCGCAGGTACCGGCTAATCAGGTTACTACCATGGCTATTACTATTGTACCGCCTTTTTGGGAACGGTGGTGGTTTTATGGGTTAGTAACAGCTGTGCTGGCCTCCCTAATTTATTTGATGTACCAGTATCGCATCGATCAGCTCCTAAAAAGACAGGCTATCCGGAACAAAATCGCCCAAGATTTACACGACTCAGTAGGTTCTACGCTCAGTAGCATTTCCGTATACAGCCAGGTAGCCCAAATTAAAAGTTCAGCTGTGGAATCAGCAGAAGTTAATCAGTTACTTACCAAAATCAGTACTATTTCCAACGAGATGATTTCGGAGATGAATGATATTGTATGGGCCATTAACCCCGTGAACGATAGCCTGGATAAAATCATTATCCGCATAGAATCTTTCGGAAGGCCTTTGCTCCGGGCCAACAACATTGTTTTTAAAATAAACCGCGATGCGTTACCCCCCGGAATAGATGTGGGTATGGAAAAAAGCAAGGATATTTATTTAATTCTGAAAGAAGCATTAACCAACTGTGCTAAACATGCCGGCGCCCAAAATGTAACGCTTCATTTAAAACTGCAACACAAACGCATTCTGATGCAGGTAATAGACGATGGCAAAGGGTTAACCGATGCCGATCAGCTTTCTCCTTCTTTATCGGGCAACGGATTGCGCAACATTAAAAACCGGGTAAAAAACTTAAACGGGCAACTCCATATCAGCTCGAATTCCAATGGCACAACGATCGCCATTAACTTTAAAATCACCTAA
- a CDS encoding response regulator transcription factor: MPLRIIIFDDNVNIRESITLLLSTVPHFEVVGTFSNVLNCLTNIKKTQPDVILMDIAMPEMTGIEAVKLIKQEFPHIQVLMQTVFEDDERVFDSICSGASGYILKSFLNTNLITAIQELQYGGAPMSPTIARKVLNKLKNENPVQTPEQTDSYHLTIREKEILACLVDGLSYKMIAAKLFISYETVRSHVKNIYEKLHVASLTEVVAKAIKQRIV, from the coding sequence ATGCCGCTAAGAATTATTATTTTCGACGATAATGTAAATATCCGCGAAAGCATTACGCTGTTATTAAGCACGGTGCCTCATTTTGAAGTGGTAGGTACCTTCAGTAACGTATTAAACTGCCTTACTAACATTAAAAAAACGCAACCCGATGTTATTTTGATGGATATTGCCATGCCCGAAATGACCGGAATTGAAGCGGTAAAACTAATTAAGCAAGAATTTCCGCATATTCAGGTGCTCATGCAAACGGTTTTTGAAGACGATGAACGGGTTTTTGATTCTATATGTAGCGGTGCTTCGGGGTATATTCTTAAAAGCTTTCTCAACACGAATTTAATTACTGCCATTCAGGAACTGCAATATGGCGGAGCGCCCATGTCGCCGACCATTGCCCGGAAAGTACTGAACAAATTAAAAAACGAAAACCCGGTACAAACCCCGGAGCAAACAGATTCTTACCATTTAACGATTCGCGAAAAAGAAATTCTAGCTTGCCTGGTAGATGGCCTGAGTTATAAAATGATTGCCGCCAAGTTGTTTATCAGCTACGAAACGGTACGTTCGCACGTGAAAAACATTTATGAAAAGCTGCACGTAGCCTCTTTAACCGAAGTAGTAGCTAAAGCCATTAAGCAGCGGATTGTGTGA
- a CDS encoding nitronate monooxygenase, with amino-acid sequence MKWPTEVTSLLKINYPIIQAPMLGVTSPEMVAAVCNNGGLGSLPVGGLAPAQTSALVRRTKSLTGKPFRPFYSGY; translated from the coding sequence ATGAAATGGCCGACTGAAGTAACAAGTCTTTTAAAAATAAATTACCCGATTATTCAAGCGCCTATGCTGGGGGTAACGTCGCCCGAAATGGTGGCGGCGGTTTGCAATAACGGTGGCTTAGGATCTTTACCCGTAGGCGGTTTAGCGCCGGCGCAAACCAGCGCCCTTGTCCGGAGAACCAAATCCTTAACCGGTAAACCTTTTCGCCCATTCTATTCCGGTTATTAA
- a CDS encoding NAD(P)H-dependent flavin oxidoreductase: MHRFLAQLCLQNHLTEENLAPAPLHFNSYLNQIQVLLDENIPVVSFTFDILGDDCIKAFRDKGVILIGTATSQKEAVLLAEKDIAIITAQGIEAGGHRGTFLENEPLPLIGSFSLIPQVVSSTNRPILAAGGIHNGKTIRAAFMLGAHGVQVGSAFIASPESLASVSYKTRIQNAAETEIVLTKSFSGRWARGVRNKFIAEVERSGLPIPAYPIQTSLTGPIRSIAQKQDNSDFMALWAGQSSAKAEFKSAADILKQLIQQTEAIN; the protein is encoded by the coding sequence ATGCACCGTTTTTTAGCGCAGCTTTGTCTACAAAATCACCTTACCGAAGAAAATCTTGCCCCTGCGCCCCTGCATTTTAATTCTTATCTAAATCAAATTCAGGTTTTACTGGACGAGAACATACCCGTTGTTAGTTTCACTTTTGACATTCTGGGAGATGATTGTATAAAAGCCTTTCGGGATAAAGGAGTAATATTGATTGGTACGGCTACCAGCCAAAAAGAAGCTGTTTTGCTCGCCGAAAAAGATATTGCTATTATTACGGCCCAAGGCATAGAGGCTGGCGGGCACCGCGGAACTTTCCTGGAAAACGAGCCACTGCCCCTTATCGGGTCATTTTCTTTGATTCCGCAAGTAGTTAGTAGTACCAATCGGCCTATATTGGCGGCTGGCGGCATACACAACGGTAAAACCATCCGGGCCGCATTTATGTTAGGTGCCCACGGCGTGCAGGTTGGTTCCGCTTTTATCGCTAGCCCGGAAAGCTTAGCCAGTGTCTCTTATAAAACCCGCATTCAGAATGCTGCCGAAACAGAGATAGTTCTAACTAAGTCTTTTTCCGGCCGTTGGGCCCGGGGAGTCCGGAATAAATTTATAGCGGAAGTAGAAAGATCCGGTTTGCCCATCCCGGCCTATCCTATCCAAACTAGCCTAACCGGCCCCATCCGAAGTATAGCCCAAAAGCAAGATAACTCGGATTTTATGGCCTTGTGGGCGGGACAATCTTCGGCAAAAGCCGAATTTAAATCTGCCGCCGACATACTAAAGCAACTTATTCAACAAACCGAAGCAATTAATTAG
- a CDS encoding TonB-dependent receptor domain-containing protein — protein sequence MKKLYCLFNIAFLLCLSGVTFAQTSGQLTGLVKDGKGALVPYASVAVIQTSTKAVVSGVTTTDQGTFTLKTPATGTYLLRVTAIGFTTLDTAPFEVTNTNFSKDFGTITVQEDAKLLKEVTVQSMRPKVVAHADKMVVSVDGTALAASSTAYEVLAKSPGVFIDQDGNIQLNGKGGIQIMIDGKLTYLSGKELQTMLQGMSAENLKDIEIITNPSAKYDAEGNAGILNINLKKNSLTGVNGSVYVGNFYNGMSGYSTGGTLNYKKGKWSTSANFDAARRVFYRNAVFNREFNTDSSSSKQYSNGRQEDIRQVPSLRLSTDYDINDKHSVGVTTNLYYQDFNSEFVTRTFASNGNPATDSLITATNLINGEFSNYTFNGHYLGKLDTAGTTLSANVDYVMINNSSNSRFNNLYQQLSNGNSRLVLPGSDNPSNFKIFSAKTDFTKSFSKDTKMELGAKASRVVSDNDLRFFYNIDNRNVPDVLKSNHFIYKEKIFAAYVNFNTKISEKWSLQSGLRAEQTLGEGNLLTTNTTFERRYLNLFPSIFLMHNVSKDYQISYNYSRRINRPRYESLNPFVFYIDPYTYAQGNPSLRPAYTNSFEVTQTIKSKYIFKIGYAITTDFIAEVPEQFPELNRTVFMNANVKRYENANSNLVLPIKVSKNWEMNNTFNVAYQDYTIEQKERSLRNKQLSYYGQSTQNIQLPKKVKLEVNAFYQGPGAYALYHISALWGIDVGLKRSFLNDKLEFSVNVNDIFKGQQIIGRANYNGNINEFDQYFGSRNLRLNLRYRFNKGAKFEEKNRNTNLEELNRAGGGN from the coding sequence ATGAAGAAATTATACTGCTTATTTAATATTGCTTTCCTGCTTTGCCTGTCGGGGGTAACTTTTGCGCAAACCAGCGGCCAGCTTACCGGTCTGGTTAAAGACGGCAAAGGCGCACTAGTACCGTATGCCAGCGTAGCCGTTATCCAAACCAGTACCAAAGCGGTAGTGTCGGGAGTTACCACCACCGATCAAGGTACTTTTACCCTTAAAACTCCGGCCACGGGCACGTACTTGCTGCGCGTCACGGCCATTGGTTTTACTACTTTAGATACGGCTCCGTTTGAGGTAACTAATACCAACTTTTCGAAAGATTTTGGCACTATAACGGTGCAGGAAGATGCGAAACTATTAAAAGAAGTAACGGTACAATCCATGCGGCCCAAGGTGGTAGCCCACGCCGACAAAATGGTAGTGAGCGTAGATGGTACCGCTTTGGCCGCCAGCAGTACAGCCTACGAAGTATTAGCCAAATCGCCGGGGGTATTTATCGACCAGGACGGCAATATTCAGCTGAACGGCAAAGGCGGTATTCAAATCATGATTGATGGCAAGTTAACTTACTTATCCGGCAAAGAACTGCAAACCATGTTGCAGGGCATGTCGGCGGAAAACTTAAAAGACATTGAAATTATAACCAACCCCTCGGCGAAGTACGATGCCGAAGGCAACGCGGGCATTCTGAACATAAATTTAAAAAAGAACTCGCTTACCGGCGTGAATGGCAGCGTGTACGTGGGTAATTTCTACAACGGCATGTCGGGATACAGTACCGGGGGTACCTTAAATTATAAAAAAGGCAAATGGAGCACTTCGGCCAATTTCGACGCCGCCCGGCGGGTATTCTACCGCAATGCCGTTTTTAATCGCGAATTTAATACCGATAGCAGCAGCAGTAAGCAGTACTCCAACGGCCGGCAGGAAGATATCCGGCAAGTGCCTTCGCTGCGCTTAAGCACCGATTACGACATTAATGATAAGCACAGCGTGGGCGTAACCACTAATTTGTATTACCAGGATTTTAACAGCGAATTTGTAACCCGTACGTTTGCCTCCAACGGCAATCCCGCTACCGATTCGCTGATTACCGCCACCAACTTAATTAACGGCGAGTTTTCGAACTACACTTTTAACGGCCATTACCTGGGTAAACTCGATACGGCGGGCACCACGCTTTCTGCCAACGTAGATTACGTGATGATTAACAATAGCTCTAACTCGCGCTTTAATAATTTGTATCAGCAGCTCAGTAATGGCAATTCGCGGTTGGTTTTACCCGGCAGCGACAATCCTTCTAATTTTAAAATTTTCTCGGCCAAGACCGATTTTACCAAATCGTTTTCGAAGGATACCAAAATGGAACTGGGCGCCAAAGCCAGCCGGGTAGTTTCCGATAACGATTTGCGGTTCTTTTACAACATAGATAACCGCAACGTTCCGGATGTTTTAAAAAGCAACCATTTTATTTACAAAGAAAAAATATTTGCGGCCTACGTAAACTTTAACACCAAAATCAGTGAAAAATGGAGTTTGCAAAGCGGTTTACGCGCTGAACAAACCTTGGGCGAAGGCAATCTGCTGACCACCAACACCACCTTCGAACGCCGCTACCTCAATCTTTTTCCGAGTATTTTCCTGATGCATAACGTCAGCAAAGACTACCAGATTTCTTATAACTACAGCCGCCGCATTAACCGGCCCCGCTACGAAAGTTTAAATCCTTTTGTGTTCTACATCGACCCGTATACTTACGCCCAGGGTAACCCGAGTCTGCGCCCCGCTTATACCAATTCTTTTGAAGTGACGCAAACCATAAAATCAAAGTATATTTTTAAAATTGGTTACGCCATAACCACCGACTTTATTGCCGAAGTGCCGGAACAATTCCCCGAGTTAAACCGGACCGTATTTATGAATGCCAACGTAAAACGCTACGAAAACGCGAACAGTAATTTGGTATTACCGATTAAAGTTTCGAAAAACTGGGAGATGAACAACACCTTTAACGTGGCTTACCAGGACTATACCATTGAGCAAAAAGAACGGTCGTTGCGCAATAAGCAGTTAAGTTATTACGGCCAGTCTACCCAGAATATCCAGCTTCCGAAAAAAGTAAAACTAGAAGTAAACGCCTTCTACCAGGGGCCCGGTGCTTATGCCTTGTACCATATTTCGGCCTTGTGGGGCATTGATGTGGGTTTGAAACGGTCTTTCCTGAACGATAAATTAGAATTTTCGGTGAACGTAAACGATATTTTTAAAGGGCAGCAAATTATTGGCCGCGCGAACTACAACGGCAATATCAACGAGTTCGACCAGTATTTCGGCTCCCGCAACCTGCGATTGAATTTGCGCTACCGCTTTAACAAAGGCGCTAAATTTGAAGAAAAGAATCGCAATACCAACCTGGAAGAACTCAACCGCGCGGGTGGCGGCAACTAA
- a CDS encoding DUF72 domain-containing protein — protein MEEERKIWIGCSGWHYKHWKNIYYPAGTASQDYLKFYLQDFSTVEINNSFYRLPTPETFAAWYQAVPPDFLFSVKASRFITHLKKLKDPQQSIVRFFENVALLQEKLGPILFQLPPQWRCDASRFKDFLQALPLYYRYTFEFRDHSWYNEPIYDLLQAYNAAFCMYDLENHLSPQQVTTDFVYVRLHGPVYKYDGSYAEEVLTEWAHRCKSWRQTGKEVFVYFDNDMHGYAPYNARRLQELVLL, from the coding sequence ATGGAAGAGGAGCGTAAAATCTGGATTGGCTGTTCGGGCTGGCATTACAAACACTGGAAGAATATTTATTACCCGGCCGGTACTGCTTCGCAGGATTATTTAAAATTTTACTTACAGGATTTTAGCACCGTCGAAATAAATAATTCGTTTTACCGCTTGCCCACTCCCGAAACTTTTGCGGCCTGGTACCAGGCGGTGCCTCCCGATTTTCTGTTTTCGGTAAAAGCCAGCCGGTTTATCACGCACCTGAAAAAGCTAAAGGACCCGCAGCAATCCATCGTTCGGTTTTTTGAAAATGTAGCTTTACTCCAGGAAAAACTAGGCCCCATTTTGTTTCAGTTACCCCCGCAGTGGCGTTGCGATGCATCTCGTTTTAAAGATTTTTTGCAAGCCTTGCCGCTTTATTACCGGTATACGTTCGAGTTCCGGGACCATTCCTGGTACAACGAGCCCATATATGATTTACTACAGGCGTATAACGCCGCCTTTTGCATGTACGATCTGGAAAATCACCTTTCGCCGCAGCAAGTTACCACCGATTTTGTGTACGTGCGCCTGCACGGCCCCGTTTATAAATACGACGGCAGTTACGCCGAAGAAGTTTTAACCGAATGGGCTCACCGCTGTAAAAGCTGGCGGCAGACCGGCAAAGAAGTATTTGTGTATTTTGATAACGACATGCACGGGTATGCCCCTTATAACGCCCGCCGCTTGCAGGAGTTAGTACTTCTTTGA
- a CDS encoding ribonuclease H-like domain-containing protein — protein sequence MFAQLNLEDLLFIDIETVPGRANFADLDEKFQELWALKARQLAKIEPDPADIYERAGLYAEFGQIVCISIGILRETPAGRYTMRLKSFANTNEKQLLLDLCDLLNTKFTGKSYCLCGHNIKEFDIPYLCRRMLVNDICLPQLVDCTGMKPWEVPHLDTLHLWRFGDTRSYVSLNLLAALFKIPSPKSEMDGSEVARVYYEEQNLEKISHYCEQDVITVAQLLLRFKSLPILLPEDVQST from the coding sequence ATGTTCGCACAACTGAACCTAGAAGACCTGCTTTTTATTGACATTGAAACAGTGCCGGGCCGCGCCAACTTTGCCGACCTCGACGAAAAATTTCAGGAACTCTGGGCATTAAAAGCCCGGCAACTGGCTAAAATAGAACCTGACCCCGCCGATATTTACGAACGCGCCGGTTTATACGCCGAGTTTGGCCAGATTGTGTGCATCTCCATTGGTATTTTGCGCGAAACGCCCGCGGGCCGCTACACCATGCGCCTGAAATCGTTTGCCAACACCAACGAGAAACAGCTCCTCCTGGACTTGTGCGATTTATTAAACACTAAGTTTACCGGGAAAAGCTATTGTTTGTGCGGCCACAACATTAAAGAATTTGATATTCCGTATTTGTGCCGCCGGATGCTGGTAAACGATATTTGTCTGCCCCAGTTAGTGGACTGCACCGGTATGAAGCCCTGGGAAGTGCCGCACCTGGATACCTTGCATTTGTGGCGCTTTGGCGATACGCGCAGTTATGTATCGTTAAATTTGTTAGCGGCTCTTTTTAAGATTCCCAGCCCTAAAAGCGAGATGGACGGCTCGGAGGTGGCGCGGGTATATTACGAAGAACAAAATTTAGAAAAAATTAGCCACTACTGTGAGCAAGATGTTATTACGGTGGCGCAACTTTTACTGCGGTTTAAAAGCTTGCCTATTCTACTGCCAGAAGACGTTCAATCTACCTGA